Proteins from a single region of Hypomesus transpacificus isolate Combined female chromosome 9, fHypTra1, whole genome shotgun sequence:
- the thoc7 gene encoding THO complex subunit 7 homolog — protein sequence MGAVTDDEVIRKRLLIDGDGAGDDRRINVLLKSFTKWCHSSGSPEDGFTQYQRMLSTLAQCEFSMGKTLLVYDMNLREMENYEKIYTDIEENITSAHEKISECKKEILRAKRIRKNRQEYDALAKVIQQHPDRHETLKQLEALDKELQQLSHIKENVEDKLELRKKQFHVLLSTIQELQQTLENDEKSENYDLQESSPMENGD from the exons ATGGGGGCTGTTACGGATG ATGAAGTTATCCGGAAACGTCTTCTCATTGATGGAGACGGAGCTGGAGATGACCGGCGCATAAATGTACTCTTAAAGAGTTTCACGAAGTGGTGCCACTCATCTGGGTCACCGGAGGATGG ATTTACACAATACCAGCGGATGTTGAGCACACTGGCACAGTGTGAATTCTCAATGGGTAAGACTTTGCTGGTTTATGACATGAACCTCCGAGAGATGGAAAACTATGAGAAAATCTACACAGACATAG AGGAAAATATCACATCTGCACATGAGAAAATATCAGAGTGCAAAAAAGAAATACTGAGAGCAAAGCGAATACGAAAGAATCGGCAAG AATATGATGCTCTGGCAAAGGTTATCCAGCAGCATCCAGATCGTCATGAAACGCTGAA ACAGTTGGAGGCCCTTGACAAAGAACTCCAGCAACTGTCCCACATAAAAGAGAATGTGGAGGACAAG TTAGAGTTGAGGAAGAAGCAGTTCCATGTTCTCCTCAGTACCATCCAGGAACTGCAGCAGACACTGGAGA ATGACGAGAAATCGGAGAACTATGACCTTCAGGAGTCGAGTCCCATGGAGAACGGGGATTGA
- the LOC124470733 gene encoding ataxin-7, translating to MSERTDDDVRGEQRRAARQLKQQQQQIQRGESSTAMATVAERRSLPSPEIMLGQPWSNWVDAAKLHGNDGAESEESFKEFGKNREAMRLCRDDMPIFGQCPAQDDFYLVMCSHCSQVVKPQAFQAHYERRHSSASKPPSTLAQSSAFSLSALPRNRASGAGSGPGAGSGPGAGGVLGRTSSSGTSVSNSKLLKPAKEKLPGIQRRPHFPPFRVLPDKIPAVNVEKMHLKVDSSAKLIQAPLAPPSSFTSSSATVSSSSSPIKPGLNCSSIPKAPQLTPSQIPNGKGHLSLSVPSLEKKQDNSASSRRHLYKRLSEREFNPDIHCGVLDMTARKPCTRSLTCKTHSLSQRRAVLGRRKRFDTLLAEHKSKARERELQHPQPQQPPPLREPHPSPSRLAAHDTHQVAHGNGASDATKPLPLCKPKPHNPGLPRLNSSISHGGGGGPGDPPLFHESPHHPTPATDGVSRPSSDEGENEEREEGSDRLDCHYSGYHPRPASYCSFGSHLFGRSCYSFDRRWDRVRCALTAMMDKHVNSQMWKKIPLALENSSSVSSSVPAHRTSTNSHGSIPPSGFLSPPVAPPPPSYAQSYDGKLALSYGTTLNARASPQGGSEHPAYGSVQARQVSSSPQMPSAHSSSVPPGRALKSRSGSKSSFRPRESSSASSTPAISNSASGGSAGANSNAGFSSGKKRKNSSLLSSSQGPYNQDSSPNAASSFKKNCANTTTGSSGSTYHHASLAPPSSSSSHSGVHSVGLNCGPTVRTNSLSLKAEPSGGSAGASGPSARGPPSGSPAESIKRMSVVMNSSDSTLSLGPFVHHQSDHHTAFSHAHHTDGRLEGKKRKGSPATSSLNSGGGGGAGGLGGGVGGAGPGRPKVAKSPAINNIHGKHGRTIPGAPGLPNNSLIHQPKARP from the exons ATGTCGGAAAGGACCGATGATGACGTCAGGGGGGAGCAGCGCAGAGCGGCCAGGCAGCtgaagcagcaacagcagcagatcCAGCGGGGAGAAAGCTCCACAGCAATGGCGACTGTTGCGGAGCGCAGATCCCTACCTAGTCCAGAAATAATGTTGGGACAGCCTTGGAGCAACTGGGTCGATGCTGCCAAACTACACGGCAACGACG GTGCTGAATCGGAGGAAAGTTTTAAAGAGTTCGGGAAAAATCGAGAAGCCATGCGGTTGTGCAGAGACG ACATGCCCATATTTGGCCAGTGTCCTGCTCAAGATGACTTCTACCTGGTCATGTGCAGCCATTGCAGTCAGGTGGTGAAACCACAGGCCTTCCAAGCACATTACG AGAGAAGACACAGCTCGGCCAGCAAGCCTCCCTCAACCTTAGCCCAGTCCTCTGCCTTCTCCCTGTCAGCCCTGCCCAGGAACAGAGCCAGCGGGGCAGGGAGCGGGCCGGGGGCCGGGAGCGGGCCGGGGGCTGGGGGCGTTCTGGGCCGTACCTCCTCCAGCGGGACCAGTGTCTCCAACTCCAAACTCCTCAAACCAGCCAAAGAGAAGCTGCCAGGCATCCAGCGCAGGCCCCACTTCCCCCCATTCCGGGTGCTGCCTGATAAAAT CCCTGCAGTCAACGTGGAGAAGATGCATCTGAAAGTGGACTCGTCTGCCAAGCTTATACAGGCCCCTctggccccgccctcctccttcacctcctccagcgCCACTgtgagctcctcctcctcgcccatCAAGCCAGGCCTTAACTGCTCCTCCATACCAAAGGCTCCCCAGCTGACCCCTAGCCAGATCCCCAACGGCAAGGGCCACCTCTCCCTGTCCGTGCCCAGTCTGGAGAAGAAGCAGGACAACAGTGCCAGTAGCAGACGTCACCTCTACAAGAGACTGTCAG AACGGGAGTTCAATCCAGACATCCACTGTGGGGTTCTGGATATGACTGCTCGGAAGCCATGCACAAGATCTCTAACATGCAAG ACACATTCCTTAAGCCAGCGGAGGGCAGTGTTGGGCCGGAGGAAGCGCTTCGACACGCTACTGGCCGAGCACAAGAGCAAAGCCAGAGAGCGGGaacttcagcacccccagccccagcagcccccccctctcagggagccccacccctccccctcccgcctcGCTGCCCACGACACCCACCAAGTGGCCCACGGCAACGGTGCCAGCGACGCCACCAAGCCTCTCCCGCTCTGCAAACCCAAACCTCACAATCCTGGTCTTCCACG ACTGAACAGCAGCATCTCTCACGGAGGGGGGGGTGGCCCGGGGGATCCCCCTCTGTTCCACGAgtcaccccaccaccccaccccggCCACCGACGGGGTGTCGCGGCCCTCCAGTGACGAGGGGGAGaacgaggagagggaggagggatcggACAGACTGGACTGTCACTATTCAGGTTATCACCCTCGGCCGGCCTCT taTTGCTCCTTTGGAAGCCACCTGTTTGGGAGAAGCTGTTACTCCTTCGACCGGCGCTGGGACCGCGTGCGATGTGCGCTCACAGCCATGATGGACAAGCATGTCAACTCTCAGATGTGGAA GAAAATCCCTTTGGCCTTGGAGAactcctcctccgtctcctcgtCTGTGCCGGCCCACAGGACAAGCACAAACTCCCATGGTAGCATCCCTCCCTCAGGCTTCCTCAGCCCTCCCgtggcccccccgcccccttcctaCGCCCAGTCCTACGACGGCAAGTTGGCGCTCTCGTACGGGACCACCTTAAACGCCCGAGCTTCCCCGCAGGGCGGGAGCGAGCACCCGGCCTACGGCAGCGTGCAGGCCAGACAAGTGTCTTCGTCGCCGCAGATGCCTTCAGCCCACTCCTCCTCTGTCCCGCCGGGCCGGGCGCTGAAGTCGCGCTCGGGCAGCAAGTCGTCTTTCAGGCCCAGGGAGTCCTCCTCggcctcctccacacctgccatATCGAACTCCGCCAGCGGGGGCAGCGCTGGGGCCAACAGCAACGCTGGCTTCAGCTcggggaagaagaggaagaacagCTCCCTCCTCAGTTCATCTCAAGGCCCGTACAACCAAGACTCGTCCCCCAACGCCGCCTCATCCTTCAAGAAGAACTGTGCAAACACCACCACGGGAAGCTCAGGTAGCACTTACCACCACGCCTCGctcgcccccccctcctcctcctcgtctcacAGCGGCGTCCACAGCGTGGGGCTGAACTGCGGGCCCACCGTGCGGACCAACTCCCTCAGCCTGAAGGCCGAGCCCTCGGGGGGGTCGGCGGGGGCGTCTGGCCCCTCGGCGCGGGGACCCCCCTCCGGCAGCCCGGCCGAGTCCATCAAGAGGATGAGCGTAGTCATGAACAGCAGCGACTCCACGCTCTCGTTGGGGCCCTTCGTCCACCACCAATCAGATCACCACACGGCCTTCAGCCACGCCCACCACACGGATGGACGCCTTGAGGGAAAGAAGCGTAAGGGGTCTCCTGCGACCAGCTCCCTcaacagtggaggaggaggaggagcgggcggcctggggggaggagtcGGTGGGGCGGGGCCAGGAAGGCCCAAGGTGGCCAAGTCCCCCGCCATCAACAATATCCACGGCAAACATGGCCGCACAATCCCAGGAGCCCCAGGGCTGCCCAACAACTCCCTCATTCATCAG CCTAAGGCCCGTCCCTGA
- the psmd6 gene encoding 26S proteasome non-ATPase regulatory subunit 6: MPLENLEEEGLPKNPDLRIAQLKFLLTMDGHRQDAKVKTELMDSIKENNMAPYYEGLCKDLKWQLDTDLQSKMKKANEEELKRLDDVLEDAEKNLGESEIRDAMMAKAEYLIRIGDKEGALTAFRKTYEKTVALGHRLDIVFYLLRIGLFYMDSDLITRNTEKAKSLIEEGGDWDRRNRLKVYQGLYCVAIRDFKQAAELFLDTVSTFTSYELMDYKTFVTYTVYVCMIALKRPDLREKVIKGAEILEVLHSLPAVRQYLFSLYECRYSVFFQSLATVEQEMKKDWLFAPHYRYYVREMRIHAYSQLLESYRSLTLGYMAEAFGVSTEFIDQELSRFIAAGRLHCKIDKVNEIVETNRPDSKNWQYQETIKKGDLLLNRVQKLSRVINM, from the exons ATGCCGTTAGAGAATCTGGAAGAAGAAGGTTTGCCTAAGAACCCTGATCTTAGGATAGCACAGCTGAAATTTTTGCTCACGATGGATGGTCACCGACAAGATGCTAAAGTGAAGACGGAGCTCATGGACTCCATAAAAGAGAACA ACATGGCACCTTACTACGAGGGCCTGTGCAAGGACCTGAAGTGGCAGCTCGATACAGACTTGCAGAGCAAGATGAAGAAGGCCAATGAGGAAGAGCTTAAACGCCTGGATGATGTGCTTGAAGATGCGGAGAAAAACCTGGGCGAGAGTGAAATCCGAGATGCTATGATGGCCAAAGCAGAATACCTCATTAGAATTGGGGATAAG GAGGGTGCACTCACTGCCTTCAGGAAGACCTATGAAAAGACTGTTGCCCTGGGCCATCGACTAGACATCGTGTTCTACCTTCTGAGGATTGGACTCTTCTACATGGACAGTGACCTCATCACACGCAATACTGAGAAAGCCAAAAG CCTTATCGAAGAAGGGGGCGACTGGGACAGGAGGAACCGTCTGAAGGTGTACCAGGGCCTGTACTGTGTAGCCATCAGGGACTTCAAACAGGCTGCTGAGCTCTTCCTGGACACGGTGTCCACCTTTACCTCCTACGAGCTCATGGACTACAAGACCTTCGTCACATACACAGTCTACGTCTGCATGATCGCCCTCAAGAGGCCTGACCTCCGTGAGAAG GTGATTAAGGGAGCTGAGATCCTGGAGGTGCTTCACAGTCTGCCTGCTGTCCGTCAgtacctcttctctctgtacgaGTGCCGTTACTCTGTCTTCTTCCAGTCACTGG CAACGGTGGAGCAGGAGATGAAGAAGGACTGGCTGTTCGCCCCCCACTACCGTTACTACGTGAGGGAGATGCGGATCCACGCCTACAGCCAGCTGCTGGAGTCCTACCGCTCCCTCACCCTGGGCTACATGGCCGAGGCCTTCGGAGTCAGCACCGAGTTCATCGACCA GGAACTTTCTCGATTCATAGCTGCTGGACGCCTCCATTGCAAAATAGACAAAGTGAACGAGATTGTGGAAACCAACAG ACCTGATAGTAAGAACTGGCAGTATCAGGAGACCATCAAGAAAGGGGACCTGCTGCTGAACAGAGTTCAGAAACTGTCCCGAGTCATCAACATGTAG
- the slc2a9l1 gene encoding solute carrier family 2 member 9, like 1 isoform X1: MEGFLSQLTHGNAWLFIIVLGIGGSFQNGFHVTALSSPSPYIQRFINSSWSGRYEEPAASQTVTLIWSAVVSIYAVGGLFGSVSVRSVAEAFGRKRATIYNNVISIVASVIMFTSKEANSFEMVLVARFLYGFTAGLGGNLHVIYLGESSPKRIRGLVILTSATFVSMGKLAGQVVGLREILGREDLWNILLCVPTCFSVLQLVILPFFPEAPRYSLIEKGDTEACKKALQSLWGGGDYKLEIQEMVMEQTAIRGVHSKSLLELLRDRSVRWQLLTMMVIYGCIQFCGLSAISVYSYDIFLNAGIPQDKVRYVTLGVGAAEVLTSITCGLLIESVGRRPLLWGGFGAMSAIMVLITATLNLKDQSYWIPYSTVGLIFLFIIFYSGGPAGVLPSLTHELFIQSCRPAAFVFVGIQRWLGFAILGLAFPFLLVELESFCFLLFSCMCLLAGTYVFFILPETKGRTLLEINEEFQNIHLCGKPPCDEKALETSL; the protein is encoded by the exons ATGGAGGGTTTTCTGAGTCAACTG ACCCATGGGAATGCTTGGTTGTTCATCATAGTTCTGGGTATTGGAGGATCCTTTCAAAATGGATTTCATGTCACCGCCCTCAGTTCACCCTCACCA TATATCCAACGCTTCATCAATAGCAGTTGGTCTGGGAGATATGAGGAGCCTGCCGCTTCCCAGACAGTCACCCTCATCTGGTCAGCTGTTGTGTCCATCTATGCTGTAGGGGGGCTGTTTGGCTCTGTGAGTGTTCGAAGTGTAGCTGAGGCATTTGGGAG AAAGAGAGCCACGATTTACAACAATGTAATAAGCATTGTTGCTTCAGTGATCATGTTTACAAGCAAGGAAGCAAATTCCTTTGAGATGGTCCTAGTGGCACGATTCCTGTATGGATTCACAGCAG GTTTAGGAGGAAACCTCCATGTCATTTACTTGGGAGAGAGTTCCCCCAAAAGGATCAGAGGTTTAGTCATTTTAACCTCAGCTACCTTTGTCTCTATGGGTAAACTTGCAGGACAAGTGGTTGGTCTAAG GGAGATTCTTGGCCGTGAGGACTTGTGGAACATCCTCCTGTGTGTCccaacatgtttctctgttctTCAGCTGGTCATCCTGCCCTTCTTTCCTGAGGCCCCCAGATACTCATTAATAGAGAAAGGAGACACAGAGGCATGCAAAAAAG CGCTTCAGAGTctgtgggggggaggtgatTACAAGCTGGAGATTCAAGAGATGGTGATGGAGCAGACTGCCATTAGGGGGGTTCACTCCAAGAGCCTGTTGGAGCTGCTGAGAGACAGGAGTGTACGCTGGCAGCTGCTCACCATGATGGTCATCTACGGCTGCATCCAGTTCTGTGGTCTCTCAGCT atCAGTGTGTACTCCTATGACATCTTTCTGAACGCTGGTATTCCCCAGGATAAGGTCCGCTATGTGACGCTGGGTGTGGGAGCGGCTGAGGTACTCACCTCTATCACATGT ggcCTTCTGATCGAGAGCGTGGGGAGGAGGCCGCTGCTCTGGGGGGGCTTTGGAGCCATGTCGGCCATCATGGTATTAATCACCGCCACGCTCAACCTCAAG GACCAAAGCTACTGGATTCCATACAGCACTGTTGGCTTGATATTCCTCTTCATAATCTTCTATAGTGGAGGACCAG CTGGAGTGTTGCCCTCTCTCACCCATGAGCTTTTCATCCAGTCATGCCGGCCAGCAGCGTTTGTCTTCGTAGGTATCCAGCGCTGGCTAGGCTTCGCTATCCTGGGCCTGGccttcccctttctcctt GTGGAGCTCGAGTCCTTCTGCTTCCTGCTCTTCTCCTGCATGTGTCTGCTCGCCGGCACCTACGTCTTCTTCATCCTCCCGGAGACCAAAGGCAGAACCTTGCTGGAGATCAACGAGGAGTTCCAGAACATTCACTTGTGTGGGAAACCCCCCTGTGATGAAAAAGCCCTAGAGACCAGCTTATGA
- the slc2a9l1 gene encoding solute carrier family 2 member 9, like 1 isoform X2 — translation MDFMSPPSVHPHQKRATIYNNVISIVASVIMFTSKEANSFEMVLVARFLYGFTAGLGGNLHVIYLGESSPKRIRGLVILTSATFVSMGKLAGQVVGLREILGREDLWNILLCVPTCFSVLQLVILPFFPEAPRYSLIEKGDTEACKKALQSLWGGGDYKLEIQEMVMEQTAIRGVHSKSLLELLRDRSVRWQLLTMMVIYGCIQFCGLSAISVYSYDIFLNAGIPQDKVRYVTLGVGAAEVLTSITCGLLIESVGRRPLLWGGFGAMSAIMVLITATLNLKDQSYWIPYSTVGLIFLFIIFYSGGPAGVLPSLTHELFIQSCRPAAFVFVGIQRWLGFAILGLAFPFLLVELESFCFLLFSCMCLLAGTYVFFILPETKGRTLLEINEEFQNIHLCGKPPCDEKALETSL, via the exons ATGGATTTCATGTCACCGCCCTCAGTTCACCCTCACCA AAAGAGAGCCACGATTTACAACAATGTAATAAGCATTGTTGCTTCAGTGATCATGTTTACAAGCAAGGAAGCAAATTCCTTTGAGATGGTCCTAGTGGCACGATTCCTGTATGGATTCACAGCAG GTTTAGGAGGAAACCTCCATGTCATTTACTTGGGAGAGAGTTCCCCCAAAAGGATCAGAGGTTTAGTCATTTTAACCTCAGCTACCTTTGTCTCTATGGGTAAACTTGCAGGACAAGTGGTTGGTCTAAG GGAGATTCTTGGCCGTGAGGACTTGTGGAACATCCTCCTGTGTGTCccaacatgtttctctgttctTCAGCTGGTCATCCTGCCCTTCTTTCCTGAGGCCCCCAGATACTCATTAATAGAGAAAGGAGACACAGAGGCATGCAAAAAAG CGCTTCAGAGTctgtgggggggaggtgatTACAAGCTGGAGATTCAAGAGATGGTGATGGAGCAGACTGCCATTAGGGGGGTTCACTCCAAGAGCCTGTTGGAGCTGCTGAGAGACAGGAGTGTACGCTGGCAGCTGCTCACCATGATGGTCATCTACGGCTGCATCCAGTTCTGTGGTCTCTCAGCT atCAGTGTGTACTCCTATGACATCTTTCTGAACGCTGGTATTCCCCAGGATAAGGTCCGCTATGTGACGCTGGGTGTGGGAGCGGCTGAGGTACTCACCTCTATCACATGT ggcCTTCTGATCGAGAGCGTGGGGAGGAGGCCGCTGCTCTGGGGGGGCTTTGGAGCCATGTCGGCCATCATGGTATTAATCACCGCCACGCTCAACCTCAAG GACCAAAGCTACTGGATTCCATACAGCACTGTTGGCTTGATATTCCTCTTCATAATCTTCTATAGTGGAGGACCAG CTGGAGTGTTGCCCTCTCTCACCCATGAGCTTTTCATCCAGTCATGCCGGCCAGCAGCGTTTGTCTTCGTAGGTATCCAGCGCTGGCTAGGCTTCGCTATCCTGGGCCTGGccttcccctttctcctt GTGGAGCTCGAGTCCTTCTGCTTCCTGCTCTTCTCCTGCATGTGTCTGCTCGCCGGCACCTACGTCTTCTTCATCCTCCCGGAGACCAAAGGCAGAACCTTGCTGGAGATCAACGAGGAGTTCCAGAACATTCACTTGTGTGGGAAACCCCCCTGTGATGAAAAAGCCCTAGAGACCAGCTTATGA